The stretch of DNA ttcgcctGTACCGACATTGCGTGGCTCGATGCCGGACTGTGTTGCGAGACGATTGGGGCCGCGTTTCACTGTTGTGCAGAGGTGTTTGGGGCGCTGGGACACGCTTGTGTAGATGCTATACCCGCACTACTCGGGGCCTGTGAGGGGTTTGGGGCATGCTGTAATGGGTGGTGACGCCGGCCGTATGCTCTTGCCTGCCTTTGTTTCTGGCGGCCCCAGTCCCTCCGGTATATGGTCGAAGATGACAGATGacagagtggggcagctGGTTGCCTTCCGCCAGAGGACATCGCCCGTTCCTAACTTCCTCATCACACATTATTCAATCTCAACGTCGTCACTCACCCAGATCTCCATCAGTCGCCACCCCCTTCCTTTATCATGTACGCCATTCGTACAGCATCCCGCCCCATCTGTCGCGCCATGGCTTCCTCATCGTATCTCACACGCTCCCTGgccaccagcgccagcAACTCTAACCTCGAAGTACCAAACGGATCGACTGAcggcgccgccaccccaCGCGCCTCCGCACGCAAGCagctcctcaccctcagcGAGATCGACCGTCTCCTCACCCATGTATCGCGTGAGTACTACCCGCCAAAGTTTGCGCTAGTCCGTGCATGCATTCAGCGTGGCGTTGATCTACATTGAGCCAATTATCCGCCAGCCCATGCGGCGTCTGTGCGGCGACTACCCAGGCTAACACTCAGAACACTCCCCCAAGACTAGGAGAGACACACCAATGATCATGCGCGCGCACCCCGTGCCGTGGATGAATGCGGGGTGCGGCGCTCCCGAGCTTGAGCCTCCTGCCAGCGAGACGGCCAAGCAGTACCCCCCTCTCAGCGAGCAAGAGAAGGAGAATCTCGGaaagcccaagcccatgAGCGCCAGCTACACCTCGTTTGACCTTCCACTCGCCACGGACCCGCGCCTGTACGACCTCTACGTCAACTTCTCTGGTGGTTTCCGTGAGTCGCGGGTCCGAGTAATCCGATAGGAGGCGTTTGTCACCTTGGTCATTGCGGATCGCCAATTGGTCAGGGCTCACGCCATAGGTATGGGCAAGCTGCTTGAGAacctcgactcgctcgCTGGCGCCGTCGCGTACAGGCACTGCCTGCCCGTTGAGGTTGCAGCCGACGGGCGCGCGACACAGAACTTtcacgccgaggccgccaaggccggccTGTACATTGCAACGGCGAGCGCAGACCGTCTCGACATGTTTGGCGTCCTGAACCATGAGAATGTTCGGTAAGACCTGCCAAGACTTGACGCTGCAGGGCCATAGCTCACACGCAGCGACCTCCGCTTCTCAGGCTTCGTCACGTGGACCGGTAACTCGTCGATGGAGGTGTTCGTCAAGATGGAGGGTACCAGGCCTGGCTCGACCGAGAGCGATACGCTCATGCTGGGCCGGTTCGCGATGGTTGCGCGCGACACGCACACCGGCAAGGCGCGCAAGGTGCCGCAGCTGATTGTCGAGACTCCCGAGGAGCAGTCGCTGTGGGACTTTGGGCAGGAGCACAAAGACCACCGAATGGCGATCGCCAAGCGCACGCTCGACAAGGCGCCACCTGACGCtcgcgaggccgccgagctgcaCGAGCTGATGCGTCGCGCCCGCGACGCAAAGGACAACACGCTCGATGGCGAGATCATGGTCCCCATGGCTGACACGGTCAACGAAAGCGTCCAGCTCATGTTCCCGCAGGAGCGCAACCTCCACGGCAAGGTGTTTGGAGGATTCCTCATGCGCCAAGCGTACGAGCTCTGCTTCACCACGGCCGCGACATTTGCCCACGCGCCCATGCGCTTCCAGTCGCTCGACCAAATCGTCTTCCGTCTTCCGGTCCCCATTGGGGCAATCGTCCGCCTCACCTCCAAGGTTCTCAAGACGACCAAGCCGACTGACGAGTTTGAcaacgaggccaaggcccaCATCATGGTCAAGgctgaggtcgaggacgtcgagacTGGCGACAGGCAGGAAACAAACACGTTCTATTTTACCATGAAGAAGCCGCGCGGCAAGGTGATCGGACGCACCGTCGTTCCCTCGACGTACTACGAGACGATGCAGTACCTCGAGGGTAGCCGCCGtctcgaggttggcgacgaggttcGCAAGCTCTACATGGCGCGCACGCCTGCCAACGAGGAGACGGGCGCGTAAGCGCGTAGCTGGGGGGAAATCGGTGTGCCTGGTCGCGACTGGTTGTCGTGACAAAGTCGGGCTGCGAGGTGCAGTCATTGAATTGAGCAGCTGATTCCATTGATTGAATGGGGCAGCTGGGAATATGTACCAGTACAAAAGCATTACCTATAGAGCTTTATCTGGCGACGAGTTGACGAGTTGCATTGATCTCTTATCTTGATGTTGGAATGAGtgaagaggttgagaggGGTGGATTGGTGCCTGACCGATTGGAGACCCTCTCTTGtttctcctccttccttggGCCCGGCTGAGCACTGCTTCTTACCTCTTGACCTCGTTACATTCAACCAACccactcgtcctcatctCAATCAAATCCAATCCTCAACCTTCAATCCTCCTTGATATcactccctctccctccccctcttcctccatcAAAGTCATACAAGGGCTATCCATCGCCACGCGCACACTAGGCGCCACCTCCCGCCTCCACCCGTCGCCACTCAACATTCCGGCCTCCCCTACCatcctcccctctcccatCAACAAccaccccctcctcttAACACCTcccaccaacccctccctcttccaTCATATCCACTCGCCCGGCGCTTCGCGAAGACGATGACGGCAGTGTCGCCAAAGCCGTTGTCTCCCGGCACACACGGCACACCCATTATGGAATGGGACGAGGCACAGGTTAACGCGTACTTTGTCAGCTTGGGATTGAAGCAGTATGAGGAGGTCATTTATGGTGAGTGCGCTGCGTTGGGAAATACGGCGCGCGTCTGGAGGAGTTGGCCGGGAAGCGGGCACGCTACGCGTCATCGCCGAGATGCGGCCAGTTACTCCACTAGGTCATCACCCTCCAACCGCCCTCCCcagctccttcttccccgCTCGCACTCTCAGTTGCTAACGCTACCTAGAACACGGCATCACGGGCGAGGTGCTGTGCGCCCTCGACAACGAAACCCTGGTCGACCTCGGGATGACTTCGCTCGGGCATCGGCTCAACGTCCTCCGCGCCGTAttcgagctcaagaaggaaCAAGGCGTCGAGAtaggcgaggacgactgGCGGCCACAAGGTGCGCtcacgagcacgagcgggCTTACTGACCGTCAGAAGAAGTAGTGTTTGAGGCGATGGAGACGGCAGCTACGATCGACAGGATGTGGAATCTTGTGCTGGATCAGCGTGAgtcgcgtcgagcgcccCAGCCCCATCACGCTCCCCTTCGCTGACAACCAGAGGAGCGACTCCAGTCTCTTGAGAAGGAGCAGTTCCGGTTGATGCGTGCACTCTCAGACAACGGCATACAGCTACCACCACCCATGCCGACCCTCGTCCAAGTGGCCGATACGTCAACAGCAGGGATGACGTACTCGTTCGACTCGCCCAGCCACATTGGCGTAGGcccaccaccatcatcaCAAAGCAAGCTGCAGTCCAGCATGCCGCCTCTCACCAGACTCGCGAGCGGGACTGTCGTGCGCTCCAACTCCAGATCAGAACGGAACGACGGCGCGTCGACAGCCCCACTACCCTCCAGTCCGACACCTCCAGTGGAGCCAGCACCCGCGCCCTCTGGCGGATCGTCtcatggcgcgcgcgacgcggcccACTCGGCTGCCAAGAGCTTCCGTGTGACGATGGAGGACCCGTGCTGGAAGGTGCTTCCTgccgcgctcaagaagTACAAGATCAACGACGATTGGAAGATGTACGCGCTCTTCATCTGTTACGGCAACACGGGTGAGTCACGCCATCAGGCAGAGCTGACGCGCAGAGAGATGCTTGAGTTACGACGAGAagccgctgctgctgttcCAAAAGCTGAAGGAGGGCGGGCAGCGGCCCGTGTTCATGCTACGGCATATCGTAAGTGCTCCCCGGATCAGTGTGCTGATGAATCAGCGCGACATCAAGTCGCCCATCGCGGTGGCGCAGCAGAAGCAGGCGATCAAGCTTGGACTCCCAGCAAACTCGACCGCAAATCTCCTTCCTCAGTTGGACGCTCCAACTCCATCACCCACAAAGGCAGCCGGATCACCAGGCGCCACAAAGGACGGGGCCTCTGGTGGGCACACGCCAGGCGAAGGCGCGTTCCCAGAGATGCCGTCTCCCGGTATGCGCGACGGTGAAGCGGTGGCCAACGGATCTAAAGAgagcaaggagaaggagaatgGCACAGCCGCTACCACACAACCGCGCACCCCTGTTACTGGCACGCTCATGGACAAGGATGGCAAGGTGCACAAGGTCACGTACGCGATCAGCATCTACCCGTACATTGCCGACCGGCAAGACGAGTTTGATGTGgcggtcggcgcggcgttTGTCGTCATGTCCAAAGCGAAGGGTTGGTGGTTcgtcctcaaggacgccgaAGGGAGAGGCAACATCAACTCGGAGACGACCAAGAGCGCCTGGGTACCAGCCGGGTGCTTGCTGGAACTCACAGCGCCGATCGCCAGTATCTCGCCACAGTCGCCCGGATCCATTCCCGGACGCGCACCCATCCCACCCGCCAGCATCATGAGCTCAAGCTACCCCGGCGTGGTGCTCATGAACCACACGGGCAAGGacgcgcacgagctcgcAATCcgggagggcgagagagTGCGCGTGTACAAGAAGTACTGTCACTGGAGCTACTCGTGCGTCTAACAAAAGTCTGAACTGACGGCAGGATCAAGGAGGACacgggcgagcgcggctgGGTGCCCGCGTGGTTTGTCGGCAAACTCACTGGCGCAAGCCAGTCAGCAGCGCCACCCCCGAGTACGAGCGGCGGTGGCAACGAGGCCCCGCCACCATACCAAAACGGcagagaggagggcgagaagaaggaagagTAGTTGATGACTGTGACGATTAATGCATGTATGTCGTGTGTGTGTGTAGAGTACGAGTGCTATCGAATGCAGAGTCCCAGCTATTcagagtggggcagtgGAGTAGGTGGAGGTGAatggtggaggttggagaaTGAGCTTGCGGAAAGGACAATTTCAGCCAAAGACCATCTCATCCATCAACATCTCATCAGCAAGCAATGTCGCTACGGCCCCTCGTCTCCAGGGGCCCAGCATTATATCTGTCGGCTCTATCATGCggtcggcggcctcgactccccctccccctctcctcctcggtcggcCTCCAACGAACCTTTTTAACTTCgaccctctcctccctctccgaAGCCGTCGGTTccacccccctccccggtctcctcgcctcctcccccttaCCCC from Cutaneotrichosporon cavernicola HIS019 DNA, chromosome: 7b encodes:
- a CDS encoding uncharacterized protein (thioesterase thiol ester dehydrase-isomerase) — translated: MPRLSGDELLPGTITDEPTPLGRMTPSPSPPPPYPEPEQERDQDTAPLLPAPITHTGPQAPLCDPLLFACTDIAWLDAGLCCETIGAAFHCCAEVFGALGHACVDAIPALLGALPNGSTDGAATPRASARKQLLTLSEIDRLLTHVSQHSPKTRRDTPMIMRAHPVPWMNAGCGAPELEPPASETAKQYPPLSEQEKENLGKPKPMSASYTSFDLPLATDPRLYDLYVNFSGGFRMGKLLENLDSLAGAVAYRHCLPVEVAADGRATQNFHAEAAKAGLYIATASADRLDMFGVLNHENVRDLRFSGFVTWTGNSSMEVFVKMEGTRPGSTESDTLMLGRFAMVARDTHTGKARKVPQLIVETPEEQSLWDFGQEHKDHRMAIAKRTLDKAPPDAREAAELHELMRRARDAKDNTLDGEIMVPMADTVNESVQLMFPQERNLHGKVFGGFLMRQAYELCFTTAATFAHAPMRFQSLDQIVFRLPVPIGAIVRLTSKVLKTTKPTDEFDNEAKAHIMVKAEVEDVETGDRQETNTFYFTMKKPRGKVIGRTVVPSTYYETMQYLEGSRRLEVGDEVRKLYMARTPANEETGA
- a CDS encoding uncharacterized protein (Ras association (RalGDS/AF-6) domain) → MTAVSPKPLSPGTHGTPIMEWDEAQVNAYFVSLGLKQYEEVIYEHGITGEVLCALDNETLVDLGMTSLGHRLNVLRAVFELKKEQGVEIGEDDWRPQEEVVFEAMETAATIDRMWNLVLDQQERLQSLEKEQFRLMRALSDNGIQLPPPMPTLVQVADTSTAGMTYSFDSPSHIGVGPPPSSQSKLQSSMPPLTRLASGTVVRSNSRSERNDGASTAPLPSSPTPPVEPAPAPSGGSSHGARDAAHSAAKSFRVTMEDPCWKVLPAALKKYKINDDWKMYALFICYGNTERCLSYDEKPLLLFQKLKEGGQRPVFMLRHIRDIKSPIAVAQQKQAIKLGLPANSTANLLPQLDAPTPSPTKAAGSPGATKDGASGGHTPGEGAFPEMPSPGMRDGEAVANGSKESKEKENGTAATTQPRTPVTGTLMDKDGKVHKVTYAISIYPYIADRQDEFDVAVGAAFVVMSKAKGWWFVLKDAEGRGNINSETTKSAWVPAGCLLELTAPIASISPQSPGSIPGRAPIPPASIMSSSYPGVVLMNHTGKDAHELAIREGERVRVYKKYCHWSYSIKEDTGERGWVPAWFVGKLTGASQSAAPPPSTSGGGNEAPPPYQNGREEGEKKEE